A section of the Hippea jasoniae genome encodes:
- a CDS encoding 30S ribosomal protein S1 — translation MSNMEKDAQSMANYDDVFKNFGSGDIIKGKVIDIRGEDVFVDIGYKSEGIIKLKEFEDDEGNINVKIGDEVEALFFNKTDDDGFEILSKAAADRIRGWHRVVEAYKNNETIKGRIKNLVKGGFTVKIDGFLAFLPGSQVEIKPVKNYSAYVGKEFEFKIVSINEAKRNAVVSRRILLEEEERKRQEEIWQKVKEGAVLKGKVKNITDYGIFVDLGGVDGLVHITDMSYSRISHPSEMVSIDDEIDVKVIKIEEDRDKKKVYLGMKQLTKDPWEDIDDKFKIDDVVKGKIVNIVDYGIFVELEKGIEGLVHKSEITYDKFPYKLEELYKIGDEVDVKITNIDKENRRMSLSIKQTKPYPWELVDELFKVDDVVEGIVTGIKDFGVFVRLAEGIEGLIHENDLSWDKDEKPQLNIGDKIKTKVLNIEKDKERIALGLKQLMPNPWDEVDKKYAVGDELEVEVVSVKPFGSFVKLQKGIEGLVPKSEYNNIEPKKGDKVKIRILRIDKDKRRLISTFIK, via the coding sequence ATGTCAAACATGGAAAAAGATGCTCAATCGATGGCAAATTACGATGATGTATTCAAAAACTTTGGCAGCGGAGACATCATAAAAGGTAAGGTAATAGACATTAGAGGAGAGGATGTTTTCGTTGATATAGGTTACAAGTCAGAAGGCATAATCAAGCTGAAAGAGTTTGAGGATGATGAGGGAAACATCAATGTAAAGATCGGTGATGAGGTTGAAGCACTGTTTTTCAATAAAACCGATGATGATGGTTTTGAGATTTTATCAAAGGCAGCAGCTGACAGAATCAGGGGATGGCACAGGGTAGTTGAGGCTTATAAAAACAACGAAACAATAAAAGGAAGGATTAAAAACTTAGTCAAGGGTGGATTTACAGTTAAAATAGACGGATTTTTGGCTTTTTTGCCAGGCTCTCAGGTTGAGATTAAACCTGTTAAAAACTACTCTGCCTATGTGGGTAAAGAGTTCGAATTTAAAATTGTAAGCATCAACGAAGCCAAAAGAAACGCTGTTGTTTCAAGGCGCATATTACTTGAAGAGGAAGAAAGAAAAAGACAAGAAGAAATATGGCAGAAGGTTAAAGAGGGCGCTGTCTTAAAAGGCAAGGTTAAAAATATCACAGATTATGGTATCTTTGTGGATCTTGGCGGTGTGGACGGACTTGTGCATATAACCGATATGAGCTACAGCAGAATCTCCCACCCTTCGGAGATGGTTTCAATAGATGATGAAATTGATGTAAAGGTTATAAAAATAGAGGAAGACAGGGATAAGAAAAAGGTTTATCTGGGCATGAAGCAACTCACAAAGGATCCATGGGAAGATATAGATGATAAATTTAAAATTGATGATGTAGTGAAGGGTAAAATCGTTAACATAGTCGACTACGGTATCTTTGTTGAGCTTGAAAAGGGTATTGAAGGACTTGTGCATAAAAGTGAAATAACCTACGATAAGTTCCCTTATAAACTTGAAGAGTTATATAAAATTGGCGATGAGGTTGATGTTAAGATTACAAATATAGACAAAGAAAACAGGCGTATGTCGCTGTCCATAAAACAAACCAAACCCTATCCGTGGGAATTGGTCGATGAACTGTTCAAAGTGGATGATGTAGTTGAAGGCATAGTCACAGGCATTAAGGACTTTGGTGTGTTTGTGAGACTGGCAGAAGGTATAGAAGGTTTAATCCATGAAAACGACCTCTCATGGGATAAAGATGAGAAGCCACAGCTGAATATAGGAGATAAAATCAAAACAAAGGTGTTAAACATAGAAAAGGATAAGGAAAGAATAGCGCTGGGCTTAAAACAACTTATGCCCAATCCATGGGATGAGGTGGATAAAAAATACGCTGTGGGTGATGAATTAGAGGTTGAGGTTGTTAGCGTAAAACCGTTTGGAAGTTTTGTGAAACTTCAGAAAGGCATAGAGGGTCTTGTGCCAAAGAGCGAATACAACAACATAGAACCCAAAAAGGGGGATAAGGTAAAAATCAGGATTCTTCGCATAGATAAAGACAAAAGAAGACTCATATCGACCTTTATAAAGTAA
- the sppA gene encoding signal peptide peptidase SppA has translation MLKKVIKYAIIGFLALFVFNMVYYLFSKPPNVAVIKLTGVISTKTADDFIKNLKKAQHDPNIKAILIKINSPGGDACASQRIYLALKNTKKFIVALIKTIGASGAYFAACGADKIVAYPTSIVGSIGVIFETLNFSELAKRAGVNLFVVKTGKVKDFGNPFRKPDKQDIKMIYSVLESIYNQFLEAVSTARHIPIDKLKSYADGSVFSGKQAKALKLIDSTKGIDAAEGFIKQNTGIKHIKTTLIENKNPFDRMVESFSFLNYLSELTYPTFKAIYQ, from the coding sequence ATGCTGAAAAAGGTTATAAAATACGCCATAATAGGTTTCTTAGCGTTATTTGTTTTTAATATGGTGTATTATCTATTTTCAAAACCACCCAATGTAGCTGTCATTAAACTTACAGGTGTTATATCAACAAAAACAGCCGATGATTTTATTAAAAACCTAAAAAAAGCGCAACATGACCCAAATATCAAAGCTATCCTGATAAAAATCAACTCACCCGGTGGTGATGCCTGTGCCAGCCAGCGTATCTACCTTGCCTTAAAAAACACAAAAAAATTCATTGTGGCATTGATTAAAACGATCGGGGCAAGCGGTGCATACTTTGCAGCATGTGGTGCAGATAAAATTGTAGCTTATCCAACATCTATTGTGGGCAGTATCGGTGTTATTTTTGAAACATTAAATTTCTCAGAACTTGCAAAAAGGGCTGGAGTAAATCTATTTGTCGTTAAAACAGGGAAGGTTAAAGATTTTGGCAATCCTTTCAGAAAACCCGATAAACAGGATATAAAAATGATCTATTCTGTTTTAGAAAGTATTTACAATCAATTTTTAGAAGCCGTTTCAACTGCCCGCCATATACCAATAGATAAGCTCAAATCCTATGCAGATGGTAGCGTTTTTAGTGGTAAACAGGCAAAGGCATTGAAATTAATAGACTCAACAAAAGGTATTGATGCAGCAGAAGGCTTCATAAAGCAAAATACAGGTATAAAACATATTAAAACAACCTTAATTGAAAACAAAAATCCATTTGACAGAATGGTTGAAAGCTTTTCTTTCCTAAACTATCTATCTGAACTTACCTATCCAACTTTTAAGGCAATCTATCAATGA